A portion of the Acidimicrobiales bacterium genome contains these proteins:
- a CDS encoding DUF4193 family protein has protein sequence MADDELLEDDDFEAESTEEEPAEDDFEEDDLEADLVDEEDFGDDLADPLDEVLDEEEDEVADPAAAATATRPRTATKTAEDETESEDDEEEEVDPDDVEADLDTILKDRIAATDDDEDDEDEAVDTEDRSEAANRILPRRPGEFVCQSCFLLKHPSQLADREHQLCADCV, from the coding sequence ATGGCTGACGACGAGCTGCTCGAGGACGACGACTTCGAGGCCGAGAGCACCGAGGAGGAGCCGGCCGAGGACGACTTCGAGGAGGACGACCTCGAGGCCGACCTGGTCGACGAGGAGGACTTCGGCGACGACCTCGCCGACCCCCTCGACGAGGTGCTCGACGAGGAGGAGGACGAGGTCGCGGACCCCGCCGCGGCAGCGACGGCGACGCGCCCCCGCACGGCCACGAAGACGGCCGAGGACGAGACGGAGTCCGAGGACGACGAGGAGGAGGAGGTCGACCCCGACGACGTCGAGGCCGACCTGGACACCATCCTCAAGGACCGCATCGCGGCCACCGACGACGACGAGGACGACGAGGACGAGGCCGTCGACACCGAGGACCGCAGCGAGGCGGCCAACCGGATCCTGCCCCGCCGCCCCGGCGAGTTCGTCTGCCAGTCCTGTTTCCTGCTGAAGCACCCGAGCCAGCTCGCCGACCGGGAGCACCAGCTCTGCGCCGACTGCGTCTGA
- a CDS encoding MlaD family protein — protein MKAFTERNPVVIGIVVVSLIAGATLAAVALDAGLFAHRYTVLARFEDTAGLKAGDKVRVAGVPSGEVGGIHQQDGAVEVELEVDEGVELSGDTRAAIVVETLLGQKYVRLTTGDDWAHPLADGDVITDTRTPTEVLDLQNVGTPLLEESDGQALNDLMRSLSDVTEGKREQVRQIIEGLDRLTSAVNERQAEARSLIDSAAVLGSTLAERDADLLNAIDNLNVVVGSLAERRTELVRLLDATAAAAGATADLVGDNRERLDAVLDELHADLQIVGRHQVDLAESIAYLGVAVEGFASIGYSGPEETPNEWANIFTQLIGPLGPDALFGSCGLVDDALDLALGPDPLPCSERTGPLPGEDTGPGPADPAGDPPAGASGSAPAAAPPRTELQQSLDVLMAPLLGGERP, from the coding sequence TGGTCGTCAGCCTGATCGCCGGCGCCACCCTGGCCGCCGTCGCCCTCGACGCCGGCCTGTTCGCCCACCGCTACACGGTCCTCGCCCGCTTCGAGGACACGGCCGGCCTGAAGGCGGGCGACAAGGTGCGGGTGGCGGGCGTGCCGTCCGGCGAGGTCGGCGGCATCCACCAGCAGGACGGCGCGGTCGAGGTCGAGCTCGAGGTCGACGAGGGGGTCGAGCTGTCGGGCGACACCCGGGCGGCGATCGTGGTCGAGACGCTGCTCGGCCAGAAGTACGTGCGCCTCACCACGGGGGACGACTGGGCCCACCCCCTCGCCGACGGCGACGTAATCACCGACACGAGGACGCCGACCGAGGTGCTCGACCTCCAGAACGTCGGCACCCCGCTGCTCGAGGAGAGCGACGGCCAGGCCCTGAACGACCTGATGCGCAGCTTGTCCGACGTCACCGAGGGCAAGCGCGAGCAGGTCCGCCAGATCATCGAGGGGCTCGACCGGCTGACGTCGGCGGTCAACGAGCGGCAGGCGGAGGCCCGCAGCCTCATCGACTCGGCGGCCGTGCTCGGGTCGACCCTCGCCGAGCGGGACGCCGACCTGCTGAACGCCATCGACAACCTGAACGTCGTCGTCGGCTCGCTGGCCGAGCGCCGCACCGAGCTGGTCCGCCTGCTCGACGCGACCGCGGCGGCCGCCGGCGCCACCGCCGACCTCGTGGGCGACAACCGCGAGCGCCTCGACGCCGTGCTCGACGAGCTCCACGCCGACCTGCAGATCGTCGGCCGCCACCAGGTCGACCTGGCCGAGTCGATCGCCTACCTGGGGGTCGCCGTCGAGGGCTTCGCCTCGATCGGCTACTCGGGCCCCGAGGAGACCCCCAACGAGTGGGCCAACATCTTCACCCAGCTCATCGGCCCCCTCGGGCCCGACGCCCTCTTCGGGTCGTGCGGGCTGGTCGACGACGCCCTCGACCTCGCCCTCGGCCCCGACCCCCTGCCGTGCTCGGAGCGCACCGGCCCGCTGCCCGGCGAGGACACGGGCCCCGGCCCGGCCGACCCGGCGGGCGACCCGCCGGCCGGCGCCTCGGGCTCGGCCCCGGCCGCCGCCCCGCCCCGCACCGAGCTCCAGCAGTCCCTCGACGTGCTGATGGCCCCGCTGCTCGGGGGGGAGCGGCCGTGA
- a CDS encoding MlaD family protein, with amino-acid sequence MRRPLALLVAAALAAGGLASCANNGGDYRVKAEFTRAVGVYPGAAVRVLGIDVGSITDVEPVEDRVIVTMDVDQDTTLPADATATIVPVSVLGERYVQLAPVYDGGPTLEPGSTIPVERTSVPAEIDELLRGLQDYLGAIEPANASELVTNLARLLEGQGESLNRLIENAAGTFELLADKSDELSSIVDSLADLTETLGSRTEVVQALVRSYDVLSGALAENRGSIDAFVTELDRAAVELADLLTRHREPLQDDVEVLTTVGRTLVRNLDSLDRLLEATPRLFAAAGRAYDPVHNWLPLNNQTEPTVTSQLYLFRIRDRLAGICRRLAANMGAAAPAELLLCGDTTSGFFDRILGLLGNGPPPPPELPGPEAAPPAAAPPASPAPTVPGAPAVTLPPVTVPPAEALLRGLDLLRSLLGPDQVVALDGLDPELLDAIDELTPDQLQALARLTPEQLAALRSVDPDQLAEAVDNLIAGTLDPSDLLDQTLLPPLPGG; translated from the coding sequence GTGAGGCGCCCGCTCGCCCTCCTCGTCGCCGCCGCGCTGGCCGCCGGCGGGCTGGCCTCGTGCGCCAACAACGGCGGCGACTACCGGGTCAAGGCCGAGTTCACGAGGGCGGTCGGCGTCTACCCCGGGGCGGCGGTGCGGGTGCTCGGCATCGACGTCGGCAGCATCACCGACGTCGAGCCGGTCGAGGACCGGGTGATCGTGACCATGGACGTCGACCAGGACACCACCCTGCCCGCCGACGCCACGGCCACGATCGTCCCGGTCTCCGTCCTCGGCGAGCGCTACGTGCAGCTGGCGCCGGTGTACGACGGCGGCCCGACCCTCGAGCCGGGCTCGACCATCCCCGTCGAGCGCACGTCGGTGCCGGCCGAGATCGACGAGCTGCTCCGCGGGCTCCAGGACTACCTGGGCGCCATCGAGCCGGCCAACGCCAGCGAGCTGGTCACCAACCTGGCCCGCCTGCTCGAGGGCCAGGGCGAGAGCCTCAACCGGCTGATCGAGAACGCCGCCGGCACCTTCGAGCTCCTGGCCGACAAGAGCGACGAGCTGAGCTCGATCGTCGACTCGCTGGCCGACCTCACCGAGACCCTCGGCAGCCGCACCGAGGTGGTGCAGGCCCTCGTCCGCAGCTACGACGTGCTGTCCGGGGCCCTGGCCGAGAACCGGGGCTCGATCGACGCGTTCGTCACCGAGCTCGACCGGGCCGCCGTCGAGCTGGCCGACCTGCTCACCCGCCACCGGGAGCCCCTCCAGGACGACGTCGAGGTCCTCACCACCGTCGGCCGCACCCTGGTCCGCAACCTCGACAGCCTCGACCGGCTGCTCGAGGCCACCCCCCGGCTGTTCGCGGCGGCCGGCCGGGCCTACGACCCGGTCCACAACTGGCTGCCGCTCAACAACCAGACCGAGCCGACCGTCACCAGCCAGCTGTACCTGTTCCGCATCCGGGACCGGCTGGCCGGCATCTGCCGGCGCCTGGCCGCCAACATGGGCGCCGCCGCCCCGGCCGAGCTGCTGCTGTGCGGCGACACCACGTCGGGGTTCTTCGACCGGATCCTCGGCCTGCTCGGCAACGGCCCGCCGCCCCCGCCCGAGCTGCCCGGCCCCGAGGCCGCCCCGCCGGCGGCCGCGCCCCCGGCCTCGCCCGCGCCGACCGTGCCCGGCGCGCCGGCCGTCACCCTGCCGCCCGTCACCGTCCCGCCGGCCGAGGCCCTGCTCCGCGGCCTCGACCTGCTCCGCTCCCTCCTCGGCCCCGACCAGGTGGTCGCCCTCGACGGGCTCGACCCCGAGCTCCTCGACGCCATCGACGAGCTGACCCCCGACCAGCTCCAGGCCCTGGCCCGGCTGACCCCCGAGCAGCTGGCCGCGCTGCGGTCCGTCGACCCCGACCAGCTCGCCGAGGCCGTCGACAACCTGATCGCCGGGACGCTCGACCCGTCGGACCTGCTCGACCAGACCCTCCTCCCCCCGCTGCCAGGAGGCTGA
- a CDS encoding MCE family protein gives MIGRRVIVNLVAFLVLTGVLIGYGAFTLLGNPLDDPRRISTVLSDASGLREGFSVDLDGVVVGVVDDIELDQDGVRVTVALDDGVVVPGDVEATVVRASAVGEQRLELTPTAGGTAPPLGDGDEVPAAADHTPPELSDVLRVVVDLVEAIPTEDLNTVVHEAATAVRDRADDLRSLTANTDVFNRELVANEADFRRLLAAAPPVLDAVAAVGPELRSALANTRVLSEVLAERRFDLVHLMQSGADLGEQAGAFLDAELPNLGCLLSDLADLSAFMDSGDQLADLDESLALNRQFFGPVDLIAPEGPAIDVGLGAPARNDQTWLRVRTLVPPGEPPAIPYEPKRQTPDTKPGAACVSEFGPGVPAASQVDPVPPLEGGELDPPGQEEAAAAAGPADGPGADVSSARQASDTRTANPTSVPLVVLGAIALLALPFGGWRAGVRRTRRQP, from the coding sequence ATGATCGGCCGCCGGGTGATCGTCAACCTGGTCGCCTTCCTCGTCCTCACCGGCGTGCTCATCGGCTACGGGGCGTTCACCCTCCTCGGCAACCCGCTCGACGACCCCCGCCGCATCAGCACGGTGCTGAGCGACGCCTCCGGCCTCCGCGAGGGGTTCAGCGTGGACCTCGACGGGGTGGTCGTCGGCGTGGTCGACGACATCGAGCTCGACCAGGACGGCGTGCGGGTGACCGTGGCCCTGGACGACGGCGTCGTCGTCCCGGGCGACGTGGAGGCCACCGTGGTGCGGGCCAGCGCCGTCGGCGAGCAGCGCCTGGAGCTGACCCCGACGGCCGGCGGGACCGCCCCGCCGCTCGGCGACGGCGACGAGGTGCCCGCCGCCGCCGACCACACCCCGCCCGAGCTGAGCGACGTGCTGCGGGTGGTCGTCGACCTCGTCGAGGCCATCCCCACCGAGGACCTGAACACCGTCGTCCACGAGGCGGCGACGGCCGTGCGGGACCGGGCCGACGACCTCCGCTCGCTGACGGCGAACACCGACGTGTTCAACCGGGAGCTGGTGGCCAACGAGGCCGACTTCCGCCGCCTGCTGGCCGCCGCCCCTCCGGTGCTCGACGCCGTCGCCGCCGTCGGGCCCGAGCTGCGGTCCGCCCTCGCCAACACGCGGGTGCTCTCCGAGGTGCTGGCCGAGCGCCGCTTCGACCTCGTCCACCTGATGCAGAGCGGCGCCGACCTCGGCGAGCAGGCCGGCGCCTTCCTCGACGCCGAGCTGCCCAACCTGGGGTGCCTCCTGTCCGACCTCGCCGACCTGTCGGCGTTCATGGACAGCGGCGACCAGCTGGCCGACCTGGACGAGAGCCTCGCCCTCAACCGCCAGTTCTTCGGCCCGGTCGACCTCATCGCGCCCGAGGGCCCGGCGATCGACGTCGGCCTCGGCGCCCCGGCCAGGAACGACCAGACCTGGCTGCGGGTGCGGACCCTCGTGCCGCCGGGCGAGCCCCCGGCCATCCCGTACGAGCCGAAGCGCCAGACCCCCGACACCAAGCCGGGAGCGGCGTGCGTGAGCGAGTTCGGGCCGGGCGTGCCGGCGGCCAGCCAGGTCGACCCCGTGCCGCCCCTCGAGGGTGGCGAGCTCGATCCCCCCGGCCAGGAGGAGGCGGCGGCGGCCGCCGGCCCGGCCGACGGCCCTGGCGCCGACGTCTCCTCGGCCCGGCAGGCATCCGACACCCGGACGGCGAACCCTACGAGCGTGCCGCTCGTCGTCCTCGGCGCCATCGCCCTGCTGGCCCTCCCGTTCGGTGGGTGGCGGGCGGGCGTCCGCCGCACCAGGAGGCAACCGTGA
- a CDS encoding adenylate/guanylate cyclase domain-containing protein, protein MRCPSCSSVLPDGARFCPACGTAVAAAAPSLGAAVEERRVVTVVFADLAGFTTLAEGRDPEAVKELLDRCFGALVPVVEGHGGHVDKIIGDELMAVFGAPVAHEDDAERAVRSALGLAAALEAPGPGLVLRVGINTGEVLAGPVGPGGAYTVTGDTVNTAHRLVSVARPGEVLVGERTWAATVDAIAYEARPAYHLRGKSAPVRAWAAVGTRRGPGRGALGLGAPLVGRDDELAVLAAEAERAFAEGRAGVVAVTGEAGLGKTRLALELAITLWRSRPECELLWAGCDPYGGAGALDPLADLVRSAFGVETGDPRPAQHHRLAEGLGPVAAAVGADVAVLTARIAQLLGLAEPGRGAADGGLPARARVADELVGAVRIVLEGLAATRPVLVVFDDLQWADDAVLGLLRQLAGRGPGRPLLAVALARELPAAADWPGPALALAPLDREAAARLLHGLLAGPGDPAGVGAIGPAAERRLLDAGGGNPLLLEELVRWLSETGAITEVGGRWLAATNLATVGLPDGVRSLIGARLDALPLHQRRFLQDAAIVGRSFWREAVAALDDHADVDGTVDALVTRGVIEPHAADDPAGDLAFRHGLTSEVAYAAVPLGERARKHARVAAWLRNRWGPEGEAAVLGLVAHHYERAVALDLQLGHTDHGLAATAVDHLVRAARDAHARDALRDADGWYQRARDLGALPAGRDAPHPARVALEHGVVLVGLRRLDAAAAAFEEVLARDGDGGPMTAEAIARLGAVDRLRGDVGRSRSRFEDAQARWRAIGDPLGEAATLRLQGWVEVLAGRSRFALPRLLRALDLERSAGEETAETLQSLGWCEFQLGSVPAARGHLWRAAGRFAERGDPAGIGWCLAILGFTLLQEGRVAQAADIGASLRAQARSQGDPWAEGICSLLLAASAAEAGDLAEARQRADDADRLFAELGDPWGEAAALRLKGTVARAAGDRAEARRWLAAGLDRARRVGAAAEEARLLAEIAAVAADAGERDEAARAARAALAVVRGGGGERESEVRALVALARAVGEGTDDARLLLEEAVGLRGDGPATTAWRHAAAALALLEADGGDGARALALAAEAADGSEESAETRDLAAAALSAAVAAASEQGGARSMAKGAP, encoded by the coding sequence GTGCGCTGCCCGTCCTGCTCGTCGGTGCTCCCGGACGGCGCCCGCTTCTGCCCGGCCTGCGGCACGGCCGTGGCGGCGGCGGCGCCGTCGCTCGGGGCCGCCGTCGAGGAGCGCCGCGTGGTGACGGTCGTGTTCGCCGACCTCGCCGGGTTCACCACCCTGGCCGAGGGCCGCGACCCGGAGGCCGTCAAAGAGCTGCTGGACCGGTGCTTCGGCGCGCTCGTCCCCGTGGTCGAGGGCCACGGCGGCCACGTGGACAAGATCATCGGCGACGAGCTGATGGCCGTGTTCGGCGCGCCGGTGGCCCACGAGGACGACGCCGAGCGGGCCGTGCGGTCGGCGCTCGGCCTCGCCGCCGCCCTCGAGGCGCCCGGGCCGGGGCTCGTCCTGCGGGTCGGGATCAACACCGGCGAGGTGCTGGCCGGGCCGGTCGGGCCGGGCGGCGCCTACACGGTCACCGGCGACACCGTGAACACGGCCCACCGCCTGGTGTCGGTGGCCCGGCCGGGCGAGGTGCTGGTGGGCGAGCGGACCTGGGCGGCCACCGTCGACGCCATCGCCTACGAGGCGAGGCCCGCGTACCACCTGCGGGGCAAGTCGGCCCCGGTGCGGGCCTGGGCCGCGGTCGGCACCCGCCGGGGCCCGGGCCGGGGCGCGCTCGGGCTCGGCGCGCCGCTCGTCGGCCGGGACGACGAGCTGGCCGTGCTGGCGGCCGAGGCCGAGCGGGCCTTCGCCGAGGGCCGGGCCGGCGTCGTCGCCGTCACCGGCGAGGCCGGGCTCGGCAAGACCCGCCTCGCCCTCGAGCTCGCCATCACCCTGTGGCGGTCGCGCCCCGAGTGCGAGCTGCTGTGGGCCGGCTGCGACCCCTACGGCGGGGCCGGCGCGCTCGACCCGCTGGCCGACCTCGTCCGCTCGGCGTTCGGGGTCGAGACCGGCGACCCGCGCCCGGCCCAGCACCACCGCCTGGCCGAGGGGCTCGGGCCGGTGGCGGCGGCCGTGGGCGCCGACGTCGCCGTCCTGACGGCGCGGATCGCCCAGCTTCTCGGCCTCGCCGAGCCGGGCCGGGGCGCGGCCGACGGCGGGCTCCCGGCGCGGGCCAGGGTGGCCGACGAGCTGGTGGGCGCCGTCCGCATCGTGCTCGAGGGGCTGGCCGCCACCCGGCCCGTGCTCGTCGTGTTCGACGACCTCCAGTGGGCCGACGACGCCGTCCTCGGGCTCCTCCGCCAGCTGGCCGGCCGGGGGCCGGGCCGCCCGCTGCTGGCCGTCGCCCTGGCCAGGGAGCTGCCGGCGGCCGCCGACTGGCCCGGCCCCGCCCTCGCCCTCGCCCCGCTCGACCGGGAGGCCGCCGCCCGCCTCCTCCACGGCCTGCTCGCCGGGCCCGGCGACCCGGCCGGGGTGGGCGCCATCGGCCCCGCCGCCGAGCGCCGCCTCCTCGACGCCGGCGGCGGCAACCCGCTGCTGCTCGAGGAGCTCGTGCGGTGGCTGTCGGAGACCGGCGCCATCACCGAGGTGGGTGGCCGGTGGCTGGCGGCGACCAACCTCGCCACCGTCGGCTTGCCCGACGGCGTCCGCTCCCTGATCGGCGCCCGCCTCGACGCCCTGCCCCTCCACCAGCGCCGGTTCCTCCAGGACGCGGCGATCGTCGGCCGGTCGTTCTGGCGGGAGGCGGTCGCCGCCCTCGACGACCACGCCGACGTCGACGGCACGGTCGACGCCCTCGTCACGAGGGGCGTCATCGAGCCTCACGCCGCCGACGACCCGGCCGGCGACCTCGCCTTCCGCCACGGGCTCACAAGCGAGGTGGCCTACGCGGCCGTCCCCCTCGGCGAGCGGGCCCGCAAGCACGCCAGGGTGGCCGCCTGGCTCCGGAACCGGTGGGGGCCGGAGGGCGAGGCGGCGGTGCTCGGCCTCGTCGCCCACCACTACGAGCGGGCCGTCGCCCTCGACCTCCAGCTCGGCCACACCGACCACGGGTTGGCCGCCACCGCCGTCGACCACCTCGTGCGGGCGGCCAGGGACGCCCACGCCAGGGACGCCCTCCGGGACGCGGACGGCTGGTACCAGCGGGCGCGCGACCTCGGCGCCCTGCCCGCCGGCCGCGACGCCCCCCACCCGGCCAGGGTGGCGCTCGAGCACGGCGTCGTGCTCGTCGGGCTGCGCCGCCTCGACGCCGCCGCAGCGGCCTTCGAGGAGGTGCTGGCCAGGGACGGCGACGGCGGGCCGATGACGGCCGAGGCCATCGCCCGCCTCGGGGCCGTCGACCGTCTGCGGGGCGACGTCGGCCGCAGCCGGTCCCGCTTCGAGGACGCCCAAGCCCGGTGGCGGGCCATCGGCGACCCGCTCGGCGAGGCCGCCACCCTGCGCCTCCAGGGCTGGGTCGAGGTGCTGGCCGGCCGGTCCCGGTTCGCCCTGCCCCGGCTGCTCCGGGCCCTCGACCTCGAGCGATCGGCCGGCGAGGAGACGGCCGAGACCCTCCAGTCCCTCGGGTGGTGCGAGTTCCAGCTCGGCTCGGTGCCCGCCGCGAGGGGCCACCTGTGGCGGGCGGCCGGCCGCTTCGCCGAGCGGGGCGACCCGGCCGGCATCGGCTGGTGCCTCGCCATCCTCGGGTTCACCCTGCTCCAGGAGGGCCGGGTGGCGCAGGCCGCCGACATCGGCGCCAGCCTGCGGGCCCAGGCCCGCTCCCAGGGCGACCCGTGGGCCGAGGGGATCTGCTCGCTGCTGCTGGCCGCCAGCGCGGCCGAGGCCGGCGACCTCGCCGAGGCCCGCCAACGGGCCGACGACGCCGACCGGCTGTTCGCCGAGCTGGGCGACCCGTGGGGCGAGGCCGCCGCCCTGCGGCTCAAGGGGACGGTGGCCCGGGCGGCCGGCGACCGGGCCGAGGCCCGGCGGTGGCTGGCGGCCGGGCTCGACCGGGCCAGGCGGGTCGGGGCGGCCGCCGAGGAGGCGAGGCTCCTGGCCGAGATCGCCGCCGTGGCGGCCGACGCCGGCGAGCGGGACGAGGCGGCCAGGGCGGCGAGGGCGGCGCTCGCCGTCGTGCGGGGCGGTGGCGGGGAGCGGGAGAGCGAGGTCCGGGCGCTCGTCGCGCTGGCCCGGGCGGTGGGGGAGGGGACCGACGACGCCCGCCTCCTGCTCGAGGAGGCGGTCGGGCTGCGGGGCGACGGCCCGGCGACGACGGCGTGGCGCCACGCGGCCGCTGCGCTCGCCCTGCTGGAGGCGGACGGCGGCGACGGCGCCAGGGCGCTCGCCCTCGCCGCCGAGGCGGCGGACGGCTCCGAGGAGAGCGCCGAGACCCGCGACCTCGCGGCGGCCGCGCTGTCGGCCGCGGTCGCCGCCGCGTCCGAACAGGGAGGCGCCCGGTCGATGGCGAAGGGAGCACCGTGA
- a CDS encoding MlaD family protein, translating into MRPRLRLPALVVAASLLLPSCGMVGGGGDTVTVHATFDDVADLANGAPVHYADVLVGHVTDIRLDRTGTRAELVLEVDRDADVPANVEARVRRTTPLGEKFVDLRPLGDVDEGEALADGTTVVRTEVVPDVEQLIASGTDLFAALSASEIAILLDEGAEAFGGKGKQLRELLGDLGTVVEGYAGRTRTIEQLIDAIDELAAATGPAAEANATSIEHLAETTRILDEQDDRLFDLIRSLNRLAVEGGSILDEHLDEMAVQIDGLRSVTSALAAEQQALGDLLEFTPAHNEALERGVKDDFVQVLNDFVICGLPGGGEDPSSPLNSCSYVPTAQGDGR; encoded by the coding sequence GTGCGCCCTCGCCTGCGCCTGCCCGCCCTGGTCGTCGCCGCGTCGCTGCTGCTGCCGTCCTGCGGGATGGTCGGCGGCGGCGGCGACACCGTGACCGTCCACGCCACCTTCGACGACGTCGCCGACCTCGCCAACGGCGCGCCCGTCCACTACGCCGACGTGCTCGTCGGCCACGTCACCGACATCCGCCTCGACCGGACCGGCACCAGGGCCGAGCTCGTCCTCGAGGTGGACCGGGACGCCGACGTGCCGGCCAACGTCGAGGCCCGGGTGCGGCGGACGACCCCGCTCGGCGAGAAGTTCGTCGACCTGCGGCCGCTCGGCGACGTCGACGAGGGCGAGGCCCTGGCCGACGGGACCACCGTCGTCCGCACCGAGGTGGTGCCGGACGTGGAGCAGCTGATCGCCTCGGGCACCGACCTGTTCGCCGCGCTCAGCGCCTCGGAGATCGCCATCCTCCTCGACGAGGGGGCAGAGGCGTTCGGCGGCAAGGGCAAGCAGCTCCGCGAGCTGCTCGGCGACCTCGGCACCGTGGTCGAGGGCTACGCCGGTCGGACCAGGACGATCGAGCAGCTGATCGACGCCATCGACGAGCTGGCCGCCGCCACCGGGCCGGCGGCCGAGGCCAACGCCACCTCCATCGAGCACCTGGCCGAGACCACGCGGATCCTCGACGAGCAGGACGACCGGCTCTTCGACCTGATCCGGTCGCTGAACCGGCTGGCCGTCGAGGGCGGCAGCATCCTCGACGAGCACCTCGACGAGATGGCCGTCCAGATCGACGGGCTGCGGTCGGTGACGAGCGCCCTCGCCGCCGAGCAGCAGGCCCTCGGCGACCTCCTCGAGTTCACGCCCGCCCACAACGAGGCGCTGGAGCGGGGCGTGAAGGACGACTTCGTGCAGGTGCTGAACGACTTCGTGATCTGCGGGCTCCCCGGCGGCGGCGAGGACCCGTCGTCGCCGCTGAACAGCTGCTCGTACGTCCCGACGGCCCAGGGGGACGGGCGATGA